The Silene latifolia isolate original U9 population chromosome X, ASM4854445v1, whole genome shotgun sequence genome contains the following window.
TGGAATTTGTCAACGGTGGTGACTGAAGACGGCCGTGGGAGAATTGATGGAGTTGTGACCTTTAGATAATTATTTTGTGGGAAAGGTCTCATAAGATGAGGGGGTTGCATTGTTGAACCACAAACATCTAACATACTACTTCCATTGTTTGCTACTCTAGGAAGTTGGATACCAAAACCTCCAAAGAGATCAAGCCTAGCCCGGCCCGCAAAGGCGGTCTCAAATGGAGAGGCGGGTATACCTGTGAACTCTTGAACCATTTGCCTAAAGTTGTTGGTGTCAGTGGTTAGAACTGTAGTGGGTGTCCTCCTGGACGCCCTGGATCGTTTCTTTGGGTTTGAATTTGATCGACCTCCTCCGCCACTTCCTTGTTGATTTAAGGACCCTGGTGAACTCTTGGCTAGCCTAGTCGAGTCCATGCTGCTTGATACAGGGAGTGGTGGCCGCTGTAGCTGGTGAGATTgcgtggcgcaagtgttaaaTTGTTGATTATTGGTTACGCTAGTAATGCAATTGTTTGCATTATCAAGAGATGATGAATATGTATTTATAGGAGATGGTTGAATTGAACTATGTTTATTGGGCCACACCATGCccaaactattattattattattattattattactatgatTTATCATCATAGATTGTGAAAAAGTAGGTGAATCAAATTTATAGTTGGGTACTTGACGTTGTTGATGATAAGCAGAAAAGGATCTGCCATCGTTGAGAGAGTAAAGTTGAGACGACGACGCGTTGTCAAAGCTGGCCAAGGAAGTAGGGTTGAGCAAAGCCGATATTGTTTCGCCACCACGAGATTCCAACTCCTGATCCTCTCTCCCTCCTCGGCTGCTAGTGCCACCACCGGTGCTCGACGATTGTATACTTCCACTGTTTCCTGAATCCATGTTCAATTCCCTGAACCTACGCAATAATTTACattacaacaataacataatTAATCAGTGTCCGGCTCCCGCAAATAGTGGGGTAACCTAACTCTCTGTTAAGTAGTGTTAACAACAACCATCCAGAATGAAAATTGTGTCGAGAATTTACGTCATGTAGAGAAAATTGACAAGAATAAACACCAAAAACattataaaacaaaaataaatatgaTGAGAAAGTTACCTATCAGACTTTAAACCAAGGATTTGTAGAAAAGATGAAAGTGGATGATGAAGAATAAAGTTGGTGTGTCTGTGTTGGATCAAACGAAGACTTTTTAGGAACAAAAAGGGGTGGTTGTGGAAAAGGCACCACAATTAGAGTAGCCCCCAAACAATTATAAGCCTCTTTTTATTTTAtacgaaaaaaaaacaaaaacaaaaacaaaaaaaaaacttcatATGTATACACAATATGAATATGTGTGAATAATATGATGGAATAATAAGAAATGGGAGAAAAATATAAGACGGGGGTATATTAAAGATTTCGTATgcagaaagaaaagaaaatgaggaGTTAAAAAGAAGGGATATAAAAGCATTTAATGAAGTGTGGGAATTTTAGAGAGGGTGGTAAAACGACAATGTGCTTCTCTAGCAGCCTtcctttttgtttgttttttaagGGAAATAAAATATTTAATATTTTTGATATTGGTGGATTTTCAACTAAAATCACAAGTATTAATTTaaacttaattttaatttattttaattttgtttaGCTCTATTtaatttagtttattttcattcaatttagtttagttcaatttATCTGTTTAGCTCTATTTAACTTAATTTTAACTCTTGCATCACTTCAGTttagttttattaagtttagttcaTTTCAGATTCATTAAACTTAGTTCAACTCAGCTCTTTTCTGCTGAAAGGAACATGGCTTTCTGTTGTTTTTAAAAGCAAAGAAAAATACTCAAATGAAA
Protein-coding sequences here:
- the LOC141623247 gene encoding uncharacterized protein LOC141623247, yielding MDSGNSGSIQSSSTGGGTSSRGGREDQELESRGGETISALLNPTSLASFDNASSSQLYSLNDGRSFSAYHQQRQVPNYKFDSPTFSQSMMINHSNNNNNNNNSLGMVWPNKHSSIQPSPINTYSSSLDNANNCITSVTNNQQFNTCATQSHQLQRPPLPVSSSMDSTRLAKSSPGSLNQQGSGGGGRSNSNPKKRSRASRRTPTTVLTTDTNNFRQMVQEFTGIPASPFETAFAGRARLDLFGGFGIQLPRVANNGSSMLDVCGSTMQPPHLMRPFPQNNYLKVTTPSILPRPSSVTTVDKFHVSGFQQGDPTTCRRSKTTNSLMNEFALGHNISTTTTTATSATTTCNALGRHQVNSVDEGGGNNNVTSAILAVVDKDAPAPAENHGGVTRGEATVESWICSSD